One genomic segment of Melitaea cinxia chromosome 19, ilMelCinx1.1, whole genome shotgun sequence includes these proteins:
- the LOC123662795 gene encoding carboxypeptidase B-like — protein MNLDRWYFAVLSNDSLVLVAEGVRSLFEENRRTGFGICAGVDLNRNHAFNWGTASSNSACQDTFHGPSAFSEPETQMKRNIINQYRSRIALYIDVHSYGSMILFGFGNRQLPSNALLLNLVGVQMAQRIDAVKWPSHRNYRVGNIVAVLGYTASGGSSDYVQTMIGSRLSYTFELPAYRGQGGLNGFLVEPAFIRQAGVETWEGIKEGARYVIRNRLTLMNDEIANE, from the exons ATGAATCTAGACAGATGGTACTTTGCTGTACTTAGTAATGATAGTCTTGTCCTTGTTGCTGAAGGCGTGAGATCTCTGTTCGAAGAG aaCCGTAGAACTGGTTTTGGTATTTGTGCTGGAGTGGATCTTAACAGAAATCATGCATTCAACTGGGGAACTGCATCCAGCAACTCAGCTTGCCAGGATACCTTCCATGGTCCCAGTGCCTTCTCTGAACCAGAAACTCAAATGAAAAGAAACATAATAAATCAATACAGAAGCCGTATCGCACTCTACATAGACGTTCACAGCTACGGCAGCATGATTCTTTTTGGCTTTGGCAACAGACAACTTCCCTCTAATGCCTTATTACTAAACCTAGTTGGCGTTCAAATGGCTCAAAGAATTGACGCAGTTAAATGGCCTAGTCATCGCAATTACAGAGTTGGTAATATTGTAGCAGTTTTAGGGTACACGGCCTCAGGTGGTTCCAGCGATTACGTCCAAACAATGATCGGCAGCCGTCTTTCTTATACTTTTGAACTACCAGCTTATAGAGGTCAAGGTGGCTTGAATGGTTTCCTAGTTGAACCTGCTTTTATCCGTCAAGCTGGTGTGGAAACTTGGGAGGGTATCAAAGAAGGTGCCCGTTATGTTATTCGGAACAGACTGACTCTGATGAATGATGAAATCGCAAATGAATAA